Proteins found in one Asterias rubens chromosome 12, eAstRub1.3, whole genome shotgun sequence genomic segment:
- the LOC117297742 gene encoding putative ankyrin repeat protein RBE_0220: MSETWVQSGSGLHRAILDQRIRQVRLLVGLGMDVNKRDSDGKTPMMIACSMGSEELGLRVIRLLLKKGADVNRLDFVGRSVLSHSCINGKEDIVACLLDQDNLERNVPDLNGDTPLNLSAVTGQRGCLELLVRSLVKDGVPVDHRNKQGCTALLLATKAGNYGCARVLLLQGRSSVNSRDNECFMNSTEWAKQSQNRLAQELKRTAHSHRLSGMGLDGASLFGNHPRLVKSFLPPLGVAKWHEEGRLLSHQREQQEEMNLLVQSLEEKEHELREQRESTAGSGVNNKSPPVGKPSSIAQSFVFRPGKPGQDHYLTALFRMYQEQLCRGMPRPTTVPTGTGEAGGPLADQPSRGLRRQSVPPSMAARRSLARRNTGLSMMGAFTKPKVTLTVS; the protein is encoded by the coding sequence ATGTCCGAAACTTGGGTTCAGTCAGGTTCGGGGCTCCACCGGGCCATCTTGGACCAGAGGATCCGTCAAGTTAGGCTTCTTGTCGGGCTGGGAATGGACGTGAATAAGAGAGACTCTGATGGTAAGACTCCCATGATGATCGCATGTTCCATGGGGTCTGAGGAACTCGGATTGAGAGTCATCCGTCTGTTACTGAAGAAAGGAGCGGACGTGAATCGCTTGGACTTTGTCGGGAGATCGGTCTTGTCCCACTCGTGTATCAACGGGAAAGAGGACATCGTGGCCTGTCTACTTGACCAGGACAACTTGGAGAGGAACGTCCCGGACCTGAACGGCGATACCCCGTTGAACCTCTCTGCTGTGACCGGACAGAGGGGCTGTCTGGAACTCCTCGTGAGAAGCCTGGTCAAAGATGGAGTCCCGGTTGACCACCGCAACAAACAGGGTTGCACTGCCCTGCTGTTGGCGACCAAAGCCGGCAACTACGGGTGCGCTCGGGTGTTGCTCCTGCAGGGACGGTCCTCGGTGAATTCTAGAGACAACGAATGTTTCATGAACTCGACCGAGTGGGCAAAGCAGAGTCAAAACCGTCTAGCCCAGGAGCTCAAACGAACTGCGCATTCTCACAGACTCTCCGGAATGGGACTGGACGGGGCTTCGCTCTTCGGAAACCACCCTAGACTAGTGAAGAGCTTCCTTCCCCCGCTCGGAGTCGCTAAATGGCACGAGGAAGGTAGACTCCTCTCTCATCAAAGGGAGCAGCAAGAAGAGATGAATCTTCTCGTACAAAGTCTGGAAGAGAAGGAACATGAACTCAGAGAGCAACGAGAATCGACTGCAGGATCTGGCGTTAACAACAAATCGCCCCCTGTTGGCAAGCCATCGTCCATCGCTCAGAGTTTCGTCTTCAGGCCGGGTAAGCCCGGACAAGATCACTATCTTACTGCGCTGTTCAGGATGTACCAGGAACAACTTTGCCGCGGTATGCCGAGACCTACCACCGTGCCGACGGGGACGGGGGAAGCTGGGGGACCGCTTGCTGATCAGCCTTCAAGGGGTCTCCGACGGCAGTCCGTACCTCCTTCAATGGCCGCTCGGCGCTCTCTTGCGAGACGGAACACCGGGCTATCAATGATGGGAGCTTTTACGAAACCCAAAGTGACGCTGACTGTTAGCTGA